In the Sus scrofa isolate TJ Tabasco breed Duroc chromosome 6, Sscrofa11.1, whole genome shotgun sequence genome, one interval contains:
- the LOC100623905 gene encoding olfactory receptor 5-like has translation MERSLDLANMSRVQEFILLGLSARQGIRDVLFVVFLALYLLTLLENTLIVFLICSHTDLHKPMYFFLGNLSCLEMCYVSVTMPSLLVGLRASPCHVPFAVCIIQFFLFISLIGTKCTLLASMAYDRYVAICRPLHYPLLMRPQVCLSLAMTSWLGGLLVSVVKTTCIASLSYCGPNVLNHFFCDVSPLLDLSCTHVALTELVDFISAILTFCGTLLIALGSYAAIGRAVLRMPSATARCKAFSTCASHLVVVGIFYSVVLFVYSRPSRVEPTNLNKVLSIIYTVATPICSPIVYCLRNREVHAALQKTLHPRRVSSGSAHVSCS, from the coding sequence aTGGAGCGGTCTCTGGACTTAGCCAATATGTCCAGAGTCCAAGAGTTTATCCTACTGGGTTTGTCTGCCAGGCAAGGTATAAGGGACGTCCTGTTTGTCGTCTTCCTGGCCCTCTACCTGCTGACCCTCCTGGAGAACACACTCATCGTCTTCCTCATCTGCAGTCACACCGACCTCCACAagcccatgtacttcttcctgggaAACCTGAGCTGCCTGGAGATGTGCTACGTGTCAGTGACCATGCCCAGCCTGCTCGTGGGGCTGAGAGCCAGTCCGTGCCATGTGCCTTTCGCCGTCTgcataattcagttttttttattcATATCGCTCATCGGCACCAAGTGCACCCTCCTGGCCTCCATggcctatgatcgctatgtggccatctgccgcCCACTCCACTACCCACTGCTCATGAGGCCCCAGGTCTGCCTGAGCTTGGCCATGACGTCGTGGCTTGGGGGGCTGCTGGTCTCAGTGGTCAAGACAACATGCATCGCCAGCCTGTCCTACTGTGGCCCCAATGTCCtcaaccacttcttctgtgatgtcTCGCCTCTGCTCGACCTGTCCTGCACCCACGTGGCCCTGACGGAGCTGGTGGACTTCATCTCTGCCATCCTCACTTTCTGTGGGACACTGCTGATTGCTCTGGGCTCATACGCCGCCATCGGGAGGGCTGTGCTGCGCATGCCTTCTGCCACCGCCCGctgcaaagccttctccacctgcgcCTCCCACCTGGTGGTGGTGGGCATCTTCTACTCAGTGGTCCTCTTTGTGTATTCCCGCCCCAGCCGGGTGGAACCCACCAACCTCAACAAGGTGCTGTCCATCATCTACACGGTGGCCACGCCCATATGCAGCCCGATTGTCTACTGCCTGCGGAACAGGGAGGTCCACGCAGCGCTCCAGAAAACCCTCCACCCGCGCCGAGTCTCCTCAGGGAGCGCTCACGTTTCCTGCTCCTGA
- the LOC100624006 gene encoding olfactory receptor 5-like, which yields MERSLKVGNMTRVQEFVLLGLSTRLDIRDVLFVIFLALYLLTLLENTLIVFLICSHTDLHKPMYFFLGNLSCLEMCYVSVTTPSLLVGLWTGPFHISFTACMTQLFFFISLICTECTLLASMAYDRYVAICRPLHYPLLMRPQVCLNLAMASWIGGLLVSVAKTTCIASLSYCGPNVLNQFFCDVSPLLNLSCTHVALTELVDFISAIFILWGSLLVAIASYSAIGLTVLRMPSAAARSKAFSTCVSHLVVVGIFYSATLFIYARPSRIKSMDLNKVLSVVYTVATPLCNPVIYCLRNKEVQAALQKMLHWR from the coding sequence ATGGAGAGGTCCCTGAAGGTGGGCAACATGACCAGAGTCCAGGAGTTTGTCTTGCTGGGCTTGTCCACAAGGTTGGACATAAGGGACGTCCTGTTTGTCATCTTCCTGGCCCTCTACCTGCTGACCCTCCTGGAGAACACACTCATCGTCTTCCTCATCTGCAGTCACACCGACCTCCACAagcccatgtacttcttcctgggaAACCTGAGCTGCCTGGAGATGTGCTACGTGTCAGTGACCACGCCCAGCCTGCTCGTGGGGCTGTGGACGGGACCCTTTCACATCTCCTTCACAGCCTGCATGACCCAGctcttcttcttcatctctcTCATCTGCACGGAGTGCACCCTCCTGGCctccatggcctatgaccgctatgtggccatctgccgcCCACTCCACTACCCACTGCTCATGAGGCCCCAGGTCTGCCTGAACTTGGCCATGGCCTCATGGATTGGTGGGTTACTGGTCTCAGTGGCCAAGACAACATGCATCGCCAGCCTGTCCTACTGTGGCCCCAATGTCCTCAACCAATTTTTCTGTGATGTCTCCCCTCTGCTCAACCTGTCCTGCACCCACGTGGCCCTGACGGAGCTGGTGGACTTCATCTCTGCCATTTTCATCCTCTGGGGTTCCCTCCTGGTGGCCATAGCCTCCTACTCAGCCATTGGGCTGACCGTGCTCCGCATGCCCTCAGCTGCCGCCCGCagcaaggccttctccacctgcgtGTCCCACCTGGTGGTGGTGGGCATCTTCTACTCAGCCACCCTCTTCATCTACGCCCGTCCCAGCCGCATCAAATCCATGGACCTCAACAAGGTCCTCTCTGTCGTCTACACGGTGGCCACGCCCCTGTGCAACCCCGTCATCTACTGCCTGCGGAACAAGGAGGTCCAGGCAGCGCTGCAGAAAATGCTCCACTGGCGCTGA